The Phoenix dactylifera cultivar Barhee BC4 unplaced genomic scaffold, palm_55x_up_171113_PBpolish2nd_filt_p 000077F, whole genome shotgun sequence region CTCCAGACTTGGACATTGAAGGTCTCCATCCACTGTGAAGGCTgcaagaagaaagtgaagaagGTCCTCCATAGTATCGAAGGTAAACCCTATAAGTTCAGGCTTCCCCTCCTCTGCTTTGTGCCCGAGTTTTCTTCACCAAGATTGTATTTTTATTGAGTTCTCTTCTCCAAGATTGGATTTTTATTGGGTTTTCTTGGAAATTTCTCAGGGGTCTATAAGACAACCGTAGATTCCCAGCAGCAGAAGGTGATCGTCATAGGGAACGTTGAGGCGGAGACTCTcatcaagaagctcctcaagaccGGGAAGCACGCCGAGCTCTGGCCGGAGAAGAAGCCCAACAACCCCGGCAACAACAACAGCGGCGGCGGCTGCGGCGGCGGTGgcaagaagaacaagaacaagaaCAAGGCTTCGGGCAAACCAAACGAGTCGTCGGAAAACCCGGAGAGCAATCAGACCCCTACCGCCGATGATTCTTCCCCTGACTCCTCTGCTAATCCCGACGGCGATGCCCCGAATAACGGTCGCAAGGATTCCCCGAAGGTCGACAACAAGGAGGCCGGGAACTCCCCGCCACCTGAGAAACAGGGTGGCGCCGCCGCCGCTTCCGAggccgccggcggcggcggcggcggtaaGAAGAAAGGCAAGAAGGGTCAGAAGGAGAACAAtggcggtggcggtggcggtgggggtggaggcggcggcggcggcggcggaggtgaAGTTCAAGGAGCCTCAGAAGGGATGGGCAGCAAACCGGGCAGCGGCGGTGCCAGCGTAGTGAGCTTGCCGGCGTTCAGTTATGCAGTCTACCCGACGTCGCAGCCGCCGGCGTATGTAGTGAGCTACAGCACAGTGCAGCCGAGTGCGAGCTACGGCGGTGCCTACTACCCGATGTCGGCGAATCAGAGCAGCTATTTCTACTCGGGTGCGACGGTGGCGGCGGCGCCAGGTTCGTATTATATCTTTAGTGATGAGAATGCCAATGCCTGCAGAATCATGTGAGGAAGCCgatggcggcggcggtggccgGAGTCCTGATCTTATGCGGGGCTTTCGTCCCCTTGGTGTAGTGTAATCTGAAGTAGTTCTAGGTGTTGAAGAGTATGAATGAATGTGAGAGTACTTAAGCTTATACTACCTGTATAAGCTTATACTACTTGTTTAAGTGTAATGGTGGAAAGTAATGCGAGTGTGAAGCTT contains the following coding sequences:
- the LOC103715100 gene encoding heavy metal-associated isoprenylated plant protein 36-like, which encodes MVNHFPLTHTVLTWRECHIAPSYKTHQQNISIFPHSLLSFLPPSLPFYLLTFPSSSPLFTCLHCSLSLFQLPLSLYSPLSLMASAEEGSEPLKYQTWTLKVSIHCEGCKKKVKKVLHSIEGVYKTTVDSQQQKVIVIGNVEAETLIKKLLKTGKHAELWPEKKPNNPGNNNSGGGCGGGGKKNKNKNKASGKPNESSENPESNQTPTADDSSPDSSANPDGDAPNNGRKDSPKVDNKEAGNSPPPEKQGGAAAASEAAGGGGGGKKKGKKGQKENNGGGGGGGGGGGGGGGGGEVQGASEGMGSKPGSGGASVVSLPAFSYAVYPTSQPPAYVVSYSTVQPSASYGGAYYPMSANQSSYFYSGATVAAAPGSYYIFSDENANACRIM